A stretch of the Bdellovibrio sp. 22V genome encodes the following:
- a CDS encoding 2-oxo acid dehydrogenase subunit E2 — translation MKPKLRLSKGGSAFRKIAMGSWRTAGDPSVYGLLEIDMSKALAYIKEKEASTGVKITVSHLVGKAAAIAMKERPEINGMIRFNRIYLREHVDLFYQVNVPGNPNDPVGKANLTGVVVRQAENLSAVQIAQALTENSRSIKDGIESELTKSVDALKWVPWFFIRTVLNIASFLNYDLGINLTWAGMPRDAFGSIMITNIGGMGGDTAWAPLVTYTKVPILLTVGQIKQRPWVTSEGTVEARPVARIGVTFDHRFMDGVHAAALQKIFERCFEDPHLYFG, via the coding sequence ATGAAGCCAAAACTGCGACTTTCAAAAGGTGGATCCGCGTTTCGTAAAATCGCGATGGGCTCGTGGCGTACTGCCGGAGATCCCTCAGTTTATGGATTGCTCGAAATCGACATGAGCAAAGCTTTGGCCTATATCAAAGAAAAAGAAGCCTCTACAGGTGTGAAGATCACGGTTTCGCATCTTGTGGGAAAAGCCGCCGCGATTGCGATGAAAGAGCGGCCCGAAATCAACGGCATGATCCGCTTTAATCGCATTTATCTGCGCGAACATGTCGACCTTTTTTATCAAGTGAATGTTCCTGGTAATCCTAACGATCCTGTCGGTAAAGCCAACCTTACTGGTGTGGTGGTCCGCCAGGCAGAAAATCTCAGCGCCGTGCAAATCGCGCAAGCTCTTACCGAAAATTCCCGCTCTATCAAAGATGGAATTGAAAGTGAACTTACGAAGTCCGTAGACGCCCTGAAATGGGTGCCGTGGTTTTTCATTCGCACGGTTCTTAATATCGCTTCTTTTCTAAACTATGACTTGGGAATCAATCTGACGTGGGCTGGAATGCCACGCGACGCCTTCGGCTCTATCATGATCACAAACATTGGCGGCATGGGCGGGGATACCGCGTGGGCTCCCCTTGTGACGTATACGAAAGTTCCTATCTTGTTGACCGTAGGACAAATCAAACAACGTCCTTGGGTCACATCTGAGGGAACTGTGGAAGCCCGTCCCGTTGCCAGGATCGGCGTGACCTTCGACCACCGTTTTATGGATGGCGTTCACGCGGCAGCTTTACAAAAAATCTTTGAGCGCTGTTTCGAAGATCCGCATCTCTATTTTGGATAA
- a CDS encoding nuclear transport factor 2 family protein, which yields MKTQFALVAVICLLSFTTKATPEENKVLVRDFYEMAFNQHKPREAAKKYIGKKYIQHNPYVPNGAAAFYEYFEDYFKKNPKSHVVIHRALADGDLVALHLHSKQNEKDRGKAIVDIFRVENGKIVEHFDVIQDVPEKTANGNTMFGGSNEK from the coding sequence ATGAAAACTCAATTTGCTCTTGTGGCGGTGATCTGTCTGTTGTCTTTTACGACGAAGGCGACTCCGGAAGAGAACAAAGTTCTCGTGCGCGATTTCTACGAGATGGCATTTAATCAGCACAAACCTCGTGAGGCGGCGAAGAAATACATCGGGAAAAAATACATTCAGCACAACCCGTACGTTCCCAATGGAGCGGCGGCTTTTTACGAGTACTTCGAAGACTACTTTAAGAAAAATCCAAAATCGCATGTGGTGATTCACCGTGCATTGGCCGATGGAGATCTCGTGGCTTTGCATCTTCATTCTAAACAGAACGAAAAAGATCGTGGTAAAGCCATTGTGGATATTTTTCGTGTTGAGAACGGAAAGATCGTCGAGCACTTTGACGTGATTCAGGATGTGCCGGAGAAAACGGCGAACGGAAATACGATGTTTGGTGGAAGTAACGAGAAGTAG
- the tsaA gene encoding tRNA (N6-threonylcarbamoyladenosine(37)-N6)-methyltransferase TrmO, translated as MKKLGEEFSFSAIGVVRTPFKDKFGVPRQPGLAAQAKGVIKLNPDPDLITALKSLEEFSHLWIVFVFHEHGGRNWKPSIRPPRLGGNRKVGVLASRSPHRPNPIGISAVSIESIDLEAAGGPEISVGGVDLIDGTPVLDIKPYIPYADAIPEAKAGWASEPIPRFEVKFSDAAEAEIKKRDPQGDKNLRALIINILELDPRPAFQKRQAPVTDEKTWGSRYGFDVIGNDVKYEIREGYFFVYDLGYQK; from the coding sequence GTGAAAAAGCTCGGGGAAGAATTCTCATTCTCTGCCATAGGCGTTGTCAGGACTCCGTTCAAAGACAAGTTCGGAGTTCCGCGGCAGCCGGGTCTTGCGGCACAGGCCAAAGGGGTGATTAAACTCAACCCCGATCCCGATCTCATCACGGCTCTTAAAAGTCTCGAAGAATTCAGTCATTTGTGGATTGTGTTCGTGTTTCATGAACATGGCGGAAGAAACTGGAAGCCGAGCATTCGTCCACCGCGCTTAGGTGGCAATCGCAAAGTCGGTGTTCTGGCTTCTCGCTCTCCACATCGTCCTAATCCGATTGGTATCTCTGCTGTTTCAATAGAAAGTATTGATCTCGAAGCGGCCGGTGGTCCCGAGATCTCTGTTGGCGGAGTGGATCTTATCGATGGAACTCCGGTCTTGGATATTAAACCCTACATTCCTTATGCAGATGCAATTCCCGAGGCAAAAGCGGGATGGGCGTCTGAACCGATTCCTCGCTTTGAAGTGAAGTTTTCTGACGCAGCGGAAGCGGAAATCAAAAAGCGCGATCCGCAAGGAGATAAAAATCTGCGGGCTTTGATCATCAACATCCTTGAATTGGACCCTCGCCCGGCCTTTCAAAAACGTCAAGCTCCTGTGACAGATGAAAAAACGTGGGGAAGTCGCTATGGGTTTGACGTCATCGGTAACGACGTAAAATACGAAATCCGCGAAGGCTATTTCTTCGTTTACGATTTAGGTTATCAGAAATAA
- a CDS encoding VOC family protein, with product MQKLTTFLMFEGRAEEAIRFYISLFKNSEIKDLKKYGKEGPGKEGSVLHATFSLNGQEFMAIDSYVKHAFTFTPSVSIYVQCESEEELTTLANKLGENGQVLMPLDNYGFSQKFTWVNDRFGVSWQLNLA from the coding sequence ATGCAAAAACTAACGACATTCCTCATGTTTGAAGGCCGCGCAGAAGAAGCTATTCGTTTCTATATTTCTCTCTTCAAAAACTCTGAGATCAAAGATCTTAAGAAATACGGCAAAGAAGGTCCGGGAAAAGAGGGTTCGGTTCTGCATGCAACGTTCTCTCTGAACGGCCAGGAATTTATGGCGATCGATAGTTACGTGAAACATGCGTTTACGTTTACACCGTCTGTATCCATTTACGTCCAATGCGAATCGGAAGAAGAACTCACCACACTCGCGAATAAACTTGGCGAAAACGGACAGGTTCTGATGCCTCTTGATAACTACGGCTTTAGTCAAAAGTTCACATGGGTGAACGACCGGTTTGGAGTTTCATGGCAGTTGAATCTTGCCTAA
- the ileS gene encoding isoleucine--tRNA ligase, whose translation MTNANNTRTPYNPVKPDVQLAKQEETILDFWDQEKIFAQTLETQGKKTYNFYDGPPFATGLPHYGHLLAGVLKDVVPRYWTMKGYSVPRRFGWDCHGLPVEYEINKTHKIESRKDVFKMGVANYNDACRSIVKRYSTEWKTTVRRVGRWVDMEKPYFTMDVEFMQSVWWVFQQLFQKGLIYEGYKVVPYSVGISTSLSNFEANQNYKMVQDPAITVMFKLINQQDTSVLAWTTTPWTLPSNLALAVGVDIDYVKVQEKATGRKLILAQALLPSVFKKPDEEVEVLKMMKGQELVGLTYEPLFPYFGDRADKGAFRIITSDHVTTDSGTGVVHMAPAFGEEDYYACAKAGIPLVNPVDDDGMFTSEVPDYAGKRVKDADKDIISDLKKRGNLFKQDTIQHSYPFCYRSDTPLIYRAVSSWFVAVEKIKENLVANNKNTTWVPDHLRDGRFGNWLEGARDWAISRNRFWGTPLPIWRNAEGEVICVGSREELEKLSGQKVEDLHIEFVDKITIPSPTGKSPLKRVDGVLDCWFESGSMPYAQWGFPNANVEEFKKAFPADFIAEGLDQTRGWFYTLSIIGTALFNQAPFKNVVVNGLVLAEDGRKMSKSLKNYPDPMEVLNQHGADALRLYLIDSPVVKAQELKFSEKGVYDIVRKILLRWWNSYSFFANYANIDGFVPKGDAKKSPNILDQWVLSRLNGLIANTHKEMDAYRLYNVVPHLLQFIEDLTNTYIRFNRSLFWQDGMPETKRYAYETLHEVLVTLARLMAPFAPFMSEVTYKNLAQVLPNKKDSVHLESFPKEDLSMLRPELEEAVKAMDTLVTLGRNHREKIAVKAKIPLNEIKIIHRNPELLKTLKMFEPFFIDELNFRKVTYDSHEDQYVQVTAKANFPVLGKRLGSKMKAVGGAIQKLDLASILKLENGETIQVEGEDIQLSDVEIRRAPKGDNANLSVHQIVSIEVDPTVTPEQEREGLAREIMRKIQVARKSADFKLDDKITLEIACTTALREALEAHKDMIVTETLTKNLNVMDVAADPKGTHTEASDIDGEVIKVGVTALPRA comes from the coding sequence ATGACAAATGCAAACAACACCCGTACACCTTATAATCCCGTAAAACCTGATGTCCAACTTGCGAAGCAAGAAGAGACGATTTTGGATTTTTGGGATCAAGAGAAAATTTTTGCTCAGACTTTGGAAACTCAGGGCAAAAAGACATACAACTTCTATGACGGGCCTCCGTTTGCGACGGGTCTTCCTCACTATGGGCACTTGCTTGCCGGTGTTTTGAAAGACGTTGTTCCTCGTTATTGGACGATGAAAGGCTACTCGGTGCCTCGTCGTTTTGGTTGGGACTGTCACGGTCTTCCTGTTGAGTACGAAATCAACAAGACTCACAAAATCGAAAGCCGTAAAGACGTTTTCAAAATGGGTGTCGCGAATTACAACGACGCTTGCCGCTCTATCGTTAAACGATACTCAACAGAATGGAAAACGACAGTTCGTAGAGTCGGTCGCTGGGTTGACATGGAAAAACCTTACTTCACGATGGACGTTGAGTTCATGCAAAGTGTGTGGTGGGTGTTCCAACAGCTTTTCCAAAAAGGTTTGATCTACGAAGGCTACAAAGTTGTTCCTTACTCTGTTGGTATCTCGACATCACTTTCAAACTTTGAGGCGAATCAGAACTACAAAATGGTTCAAGATCCCGCAATCACAGTGATGTTCAAGTTGATCAATCAACAAGACACTTCGGTGCTTGCTTGGACGACGACCCCTTGGACTCTTCCTTCCAACTTGGCGTTGGCAGTGGGAGTTGATATCGACTACGTCAAAGTTCAAGAAAAAGCGACGGGCCGTAAATTGATTCTGGCGCAAGCCTTGCTTCCGTCTGTGTTTAAAAAACCGGATGAGGAAGTAGAAGTTCTGAAAATGATGAAAGGGCAAGAGCTTGTCGGTCTGACTTACGAGCCGCTTTTCCCTTACTTCGGTGATCGCGCGGATAAAGGGGCGTTCCGTATTATTACTTCCGATCACGTAACGACGGACAGTGGTACGGGTGTGGTTCACATGGCGCCTGCATTCGGTGAAGAGGACTACTATGCGTGCGCGAAAGCAGGTATCCCGCTTGTTAATCCTGTCGATGACGACGGTATGTTCACAAGTGAAGTTCCGGACTACGCTGGTAAGCGCGTGAAAGACGCGGATAAAGATATCATCTCGGATTTGAAAAAACGCGGAAATCTTTTCAAACAAGATACGATCCAACATAGTTACCCATTCTGTTATCGCTCAGACACTCCGCTGATCTATCGGGCGGTTTCGTCTTGGTTTGTTGCGGTTGAGAAAATCAAAGAGAACTTGGTTGCGAATAATAAAAATACGACATGGGTTCCGGATCATCTTCGTGATGGTCGTTTCGGTAACTGGCTTGAAGGCGCTCGTGACTGGGCGATCTCTCGTAACCGTTTCTGGGGAACTCCACTTCCGATCTGGAGAAACGCTGAAGGTGAAGTGATCTGTGTTGGCTCGCGTGAAGAGCTTGAAAAACTCTCTGGCCAAAAAGTCGAAGATCTTCACATCGAGTTTGTGGATAAAATCACAATTCCTTCGCCGACAGGTAAATCTCCATTGAAACGCGTTGATGGCGTTTTGGACTGCTGGTTTGAATCAGGTTCCATGCCTTACGCGCAGTGGGGCTTCCCGAATGCGAATGTAGAAGAGTTTAAGAAAGCTTTCCCTGCGGATTTTATCGCGGAAGGTTTGGATCAAACGCGCGGTTGGTTCTATACGTTGTCGATCATCGGCACAGCTTTGTTCAATCAAGCGCCTTTCAAAAACGTCGTCGTGAACGGTCTTGTGCTTGCTGAAGACGGCCGCAAGATGTCTAAGAGTTTGAAGAACTACCCAGATCCGATGGAAGTTTTGAATCAGCATGGTGCGGATGCTTTGCGTTTGTACCTGATCGACTCTCCGGTTGTGAAAGCGCAAGAGTTGAAGTTCTCTGAAAAAGGCGTTTACGATATCGTTCGTAAAATCTTGCTCAGATGGTGGAACTCTTATTCGTTCTTTGCCAACTACGCGAACATCGACGGCTTCGTTCCAAAAGGGGATGCAAAAAAATCTCCGAACATCTTGGATCAGTGGGTTCTTTCTCGTTTGAACGGTTTGATCGCAAACACGCACAAAGAGATGGACGCTTATCGCTTGTACAACGTTGTTCCGCATCTTCTTCAGTTCATCGAAGATTTGACGAATACGTACATCCGTTTCAATCGTTCGTTGTTCTGGCAAGACGGCATGCCTGAAACGAAACGCTATGCTTATGAAACTTTGCACGAAGTTCTTGTGACGTTGGCGCGTTTGATGGCTCCATTTGCACCGTTCATGTCTGAAGTGACTTATAAAAACTTGGCGCAAGTCCTTCCGAATAAGAAAGACTCTGTTCACTTGGAAAGCTTCCCGAAAGAAGATCTTTCTATGCTTCGTCCTGAATTGGAAGAGGCCGTGAAAGCAATGGATACTCTTGTGACCTTGGGACGTAATCACCGCGAGAAGATCGCCGTGAAAGCGAAGATCCCACTTAATGAAATCAAAATCATCCACAGAAATCCGGAACTTTTGAAAACGCTTAAGATGTTTGAACCGTTCTTCATCGACGAATTGAACTTCCGTAAAGTGACGTACGATTCTCACGAAGATCAATACGTGCAAGTGACCGCGAAAGCGAACTTCCCAGTTTTGGGTAAACGTCTTGGTTCTAAGATGAAAGCCGTTGGCGGAGCGATTCAGAAATTGGATTTAGCTTCTATCTTAAAACTTGAAAACGGTGAGACGATTCAGGTTGAAGGCGAAGACATCCAGTTGTCTGACGTTGAAATCCGTCGTGCTCCGAAAGGTGACAACGCGAATTTGTCCGTTCACCAAATCGTGTCTATCGAAGTCGATCCGACGGTGACTCCAGAGCAAGAACGTGAAGGTCTGGCTCGCGAGATCATGCGTAAAATCCAAGTGGCTCGTAAATCCGCAGACTTCAAGCTTGATGACAAAATCACTCTAGAAATCGCTTGTACGACGGCTTTGCGTGAGGCTTTGGAAGCTCATAAAGACATGATCGTGACAGAAACTTTGACGAAGAATTTGAATGTGATGGATGTGGCGGCTGATCCAAAAGGCACGCATACAGAAGCTTCAGATATCGATGGCGAAGTGATTAAAGTCGGTGTGACCGCTCTTCCTCGCGCGTGA
- a CDS encoding VOC family protein, whose translation MQKIVPNLWFDNNAEDAVRFYLSVFRNSRIKKVARYGVSGAKASGMPEGSVMTIDFQLEGQDFVAINGGPVFQFSHAISLMVNCENQKEIDTLWEKLSADGGAIEECGWLRDKYGLSWQIVPAQMATMISDAEPERTERMLSALFKMKKIDIRELERAYNNNRDAQI comes from the coding sequence ATGCAGAAGATCGTTCCCAATCTATGGTTTGATAATAACGCCGAAGACGCGGTCCGTTTTTACCTTTCTGTATTTCGCAACTCACGCATAAAAAAAGTCGCTCGTTATGGCGTATCAGGAGCGAAAGCTTCCGGAATGCCTGAGGGTTCGGTGATGACCATCGACTTTCAATTGGAGGGGCAGGATTTTGTAGCGATCAATGGCGGCCCTGTTTTTCAATTCTCACATGCGATCTCTCTGATGGTGAATTGCGAAAATCAAAAAGAGATCGACACGCTTTGGGAAAAACTTTCTGCCGACGGCGGCGCCATTGAAGAGTGCGGCTGGCTTCGTGATAAATACGGTTTGTCCTGGCAGATCGTGCCTGCACAAATGGCGACGATGATCAGCGATGCCGAGCCCGAGCGTACGGAAAGAATGCTCTCGGCGCTTTTTAAGATGAAGAAGATTGATATTCGTGAACTGGAGCGCGCTTACAATAACAATCGCGACGCGCAGATTTAA
- a CDS encoding GNAT family N-acetyltransferase — translation MFFKDLGDGFSVREVSAAELRACLAQNFDSVFSNRLEVESVAAENVSKMEKLAERRKADQRFTLRMGVFHQDQMVGWHFGHATDAETYYMQNSAVLPEYRGKGLYGELLHCVLEKVKMEEFQVVTSIHHPNNPAVLIPKLKAGFIIAGMHFHERFRSLVELRYIYDQERRKRFHRSLGLEF, via the coding sequence ATGTTTTTTAAGGATCTTGGTGATGGGTTTTCTGTTCGTGAGGTTTCTGCGGCGGAGTTGAGGGCTTGTTTGGCGCAAAATTTTGATTCTGTTTTTTCTAATAGGTTGGAAGTGGAGTCTGTGGCGGCTGAGAATGTGTCCAAGATGGAGAAGTTGGCTGAGCGGCGTAAAGCAGATCAGCGATTTACTTTGCGCATGGGTGTTTTCCATCAAGATCAAATGGTCGGATGGCATTTTGGTCACGCGACGGACGCTGAGACATACTATATGCAGAATTCTGCGGTATTACCTGAATACCGAGGCAAAGGACTTTATGGGGAGCTTCTTCACTGTGTGCTCGAAAAAGTAAAAATGGAGGAGTTTCAGGTCGTCACCAGCATTCATCATCCTAACAACCCTGCGGTTTTGATTCCGAAGTTAAAAGCAGGGTTCATAATAGCGGGGATGCATTTCCATGAGCGCTTTCGCTCCCTCGTCGAGCTTCGATATATTTACGATCAGGAGCGCCGTAAGAGGTTTCATCGCAGCCTAGGTTTGGAGTTTTAG